A window of the Hordeum vulgare subsp. vulgare chromosome 5H, MorexV3_pseudomolecules_assembly, whole genome shotgun sequence genome harbors these coding sequences:
- the LOC123398140 gene encoding BTB/POZ and MATH domain-containing protein 3-like, giving the protein MLMPRKVTSAIVAEEDKTTHVIKIDGYSRTKERLKCGSCTKSIPFIAGDHIWVVMFFPNGNNHSTGFISGHISLYLALASADAKDVKAAFTFSLLDKGGEPVPSYIRTINKHIFPRKGSDFGFTNFVKHKDLEGPLHLIGDSFRIRCDVTVIKMIRCEETHHANQFVVVPPSNLHQQLRSLLESKDGADVAFQIGGEIFWAHRSVLAARSPVFKAEFFGTLRKKDGDPIEINDIEAAVFKSLLHFIYTDSLPESTHEGAAQEDVVTASHLLVAADRYDIERLKLICEEKLCSHIDTKMVATSLALAEQHNCHGLKEACFEFLASPSNLEAMIASDGYQHLKSSCPAALKELIARLLPVELIAARDIIRSI; this is encoded by the coding sequence ATGCTAATGCCCCGGAAAGTCACGTCCGCCATTGTAGCTGAAGAAGACAAAACAACACACGTGATCAAGATTGATGGATACTCAAGAACCAAGGAGCGGCTCAAGTGTGGCAGCTGTACGAAATCTATCCCTTTCATTGCCGGAGATCATATCTGGGTTGTCATGTTTTTCCCAAACGGTAACAACCACTCAACTGGGTTCATATCTGGTCACATCTCTCTTTATCTGGCTCTTGCTTCAGCTGATGCCAAGGACGTGAAGGCGGCATTCACCTTTAGTTTACTTGACAAGGGTGGAGAACCGGTGCCTTCATACATCAGAACCATCAACAAACACATCTTCCCAAGAAAAGGTTCAGACTTTGGTTTCACTAATTTTGTCAAGCACAAGGATTTGGAGGGACCATTGCATCTTATAGGGGATAGTTTCAGAATCAGGTGTGACGTCACCGTCATTAAGATGATCCGTTGCGAAGAGACACATCATGCAAATCAGTTTGTTGTGGTTCCTCCAAGCAACTTGCATCAGCAGCTCCGTAGTCTCCTGGAAAGCAAGGACGGAGCAGATGTGGCCTTTCAAATCGGTGGCGAGATATTCTGGGCTCATAGGTCCGTGCTCGCTGCTCGTTCACCGGTTTTCAAGGCAGAGTTCTTTGGCACCCTGAGGAAGAAAGATGGTGATCCGATCGAAATTAATGATATAGAAGCTGCGGTGTTCAagtccttgctccatttcatctaCACGGATTCACTCCCTGAGAGCACTCATGAAGGTGCAGCACAAGAGGATGTTGTGACAGCTAGCCATCTACTTGTAGCGGCGGATAGATACGACATTGAGAGGTTGAAGCTGATATGCGAGGAGAAGCTGTGCAGTCACATTGACACCAAAATGGTTGCCACGAGTTTGGCTTTGGCCGAGCAGCACAACTGCCATGGACTCAAGGAGGCTTGCTTTGAGTTCCTTGCTTCCCCTTCCAATTTGGAGGCAATGATCGCAAGTGATGGCTACCAGCATCTCAAAAGCAGTTGCCCGGCTGCTCTCAAAGAGCTCATTGCTAGACTCTTGCCTGTTGAGCTGATAGCAGCCAGGGATATTATCAGGTCAATTTGA